A genomic region of Trichothermofontia sichuanensis B231 contains the following coding sequences:
- a CDS encoding U32 family peptidase, whose translation MQFNTFVSTIADLDACAAAPGIQEVLLEPRLTARQGSLSPQEAQRLAIAARQRGLRPVLVWDILMTEPVMQGISDRLQTWDLSCFDAIRVGDIGAAAWVQHHQPQMPIHLIAETGNHNREALQGWCELLHPSLERLILSIELPEATLVDYCQQLPVECEVLGAGPILLFYSPRSLLAAHVPDQDDPDEQPLTAHVAFADTPQRQFPTYETPHGTLMFLDKDQFILDRLANLAAAGLAMVRLDLRHLSRSGEAATGITALCTQLQTDPSQLRQTWPRPIQAPFFNANRTTALFPRLKAKAKLAAYRNQPHCLAEAIAGESGQYIVWQPLQPFTPAQIRTLRTPTGEAIPVPPDLTFCTLTRETPTALNPSQLVITNWIKKAVPGSLLMG comes from the coding sequence ATGCAATTTAACACTTTTGTCAGTACGATCGCGGATCTGGATGCCTGTGCAGCGGCACCGGGAATCCAGGAAGTGCTCTTGGAACCCCGACTCACGGCACGACAGGGGAGCTTGTCACCGCAGGAGGCCCAGAGGCTGGCGATCGCGGCACGGCAACGGGGGCTGCGTCCGGTCTTGGTGTGGGATATCCTGATGACCGAACCAGTGATGCAGGGAATTAGCGATCGCCTCCAGACCTGGGATTTATCGTGCTTTGATGCAATTCGCGTGGGTGATATCGGCGCAGCCGCCTGGGTGCAGCACCACCAACCCCAAATGCCTATTCACCTGATCGCGGAAACCGGCAATCACAACCGGGAAGCCTTGCAGGGGTGGTGTGAGCTATTGCATCCTTCCCTTGAACGCCTGATTCTGTCGATCGAACTGCCCGAAGCGACCCTGGTTGACTATTGCCAGCAATTACCGGTCGAATGCGAAGTGCTTGGTGCGGGACCGATTCTGTTGTTTTATTCACCGCGATCGCTCCTGGCCGCCCATGTTCCTGATCAGGATGATCCGGATGAGCAACCCCTCACCGCCCATGTCGCCTTTGCAGACACCCCCCAGCGTCAATTTCCTACCTACGAAACGCCGCATGGCACCTTGATGTTTCTGGACAAGGATCAATTTATCCTCGATCGCTTGGCCAACCTCGCCGCCGCTGGTTTAGCAATGGTCCGGCTCGATCTGCGCCACCTGAGCCGATCGGGCGAAGCTGCCACCGGCATCACCGCCCTCTGCACCCAACTTCAGACCGATCCCAGCCAACTGCGGCAAACCTGGCCCCGACCCATTCAGGCCCCCTTCTTCAACGCCAACCGCACCACCGCCCTCTTCCCCCGCCTAAAAGCTAAAGCCAAATTAGCCGCCTATCGCAACCAGCCCCATTGCCTTGCCGAAGCCATCGCTGGCGAAAGTGGCCAATATATTGTGTGGCAACCCTTGCAACCCTTCACACCTGCCCAAATTCGCACCTTGCGCACCCCCACCGGCGAAGCGATTCCTGTTCCCCCCGATCTCACCTTTTGCACCCTCACCCGCGAAACGCCCACCGCCCTTAACCCCAGCCAACTTGTCATTACCAACTGGATCAAAAAAGCCGTCCCCGGTTCCCTCCTAATGGGTTAG
- a CDS encoding ShlB/FhaC/HecB family hemolysin secretion/activation protein, translating into MRLSLIAAGGLLPVVGMAPGWAALPSGTVLQGREGVSDPGVTAVSPVALSFVATPVAIPVVATAGATAPLVSPLPALPAVPAAVGSLTSLTAVEFSDPRASLVAQEPQLQPGNLPNPVPPAPTLFPPAVVPAPQPAPLQVPDLPTPTPETPSTDAPDTITVDRFEFEGNTAFSDAELAAVTREFTGRPLSFGELLQVEALVTKTYTDAGYINSGAVIPAGQTFPREGAVVTVQIIEGGIEDIEVRGTRRLRPGYVQSRLAIATKAPLKRERLLEALQLLQLNPLIASISAELQAGTRPEVSLLKVQVREADAFAVDLFADNGRVPSVGSFERGVELRHGNLLGLGDALALTYTNTDGSNEYEFSYALPVNPRNGTVRLYGSLTDTEVITAPFDRIDITGESQYLELSFRQPIIEKPNREFALGLMGSFQESQTFLLGEAFPLSPGANEEGITRVTALRFFQDYLSRQPRAVFAARSQFNLGLDALGSTVNDDAPDSRFFSWRGQAQYVRLLAPDTLLVLRSDAQLTPSSLVPLEQFSGGGLNSVRGYRQDSLLTDNGVFLSAEVRVPILRMPEIKGLLQVAPLIDFGVGWNHASKFKVQGTNTLIGTGLGLIWQMRDRLSVRLDWGMPLTDRDDSDRTWQENGIYFSVRFTPF; encoded by the coding sequence TTGCGTTTGTCCTTGATTGCGGCGGGTGGACTGCTACCGGTCGTCGGTATGGCTCCCGGCTGGGCTGCCCTCCCCAGCGGCACGGTTCTCCAGGGGAGAGAGGGTGTGAGCGACCCTGGAGTCACAGCCGTGAGTCCGGTAGCCCTATCATTCGTTGCAACACCGGTTGCAATCCCCGTTGTTGCAACTGCTGGCGCGACTGCCCCACTGGTCAGCCCCCTGCCTGCTTTGCCAGCCGTTCCGGCAGCGGTAGGTTCTCTGACTAGCTTGACTGCCGTTGAGTTCAGCGATCCCCGTGCTTCCCTCGTGGCCCAGGAACCCCAACTACAACCAGGAAACCTCCCGAATCCGGTTCCGCCTGCCCCCACCCTCTTTCCCCCAGCGGTGGTGCCTGCGCCCCAACCAGCTCCGTTGCAGGTGCCGGACCTGCCGACGCCTACACCGGAAACACCGTCTACAGATGCCCCCGATACGATTACGGTCGATCGCTTTGAGTTCGAGGGGAATACCGCCTTTAGTGATGCGGAATTGGCGGCGGTAACCCGCGAGTTTACGGGCCGACCCTTGAGTTTTGGCGAACTGTTGCAGGTGGAGGCGCTGGTCACTAAAACCTATACGGATGCGGGCTATATCAACTCTGGCGCGGTGATCCCGGCGGGCCAAACCTTTCCACGGGAGGGGGCGGTGGTGACGGTGCAGATCATTGAGGGGGGCATTGAAGATATCGAAGTGAGGGGTACCCGTAGGCTCCGACCGGGGTATGTCCAATCGCGGCTGGCGATCGCGACGAAGGCCCCGTTGAAGCGGGAGCGGCTGCTGGAGGCGCTGCAACTCTTACAATTAAATCCGCTGATCGCAAGTATTTCCGCAGAATTGCAGGCGGGAACACGCCCGGAAGTGAGTTTACTGAAGGTGCAGGTGCGTGAGGCGGATGCGTTTGCCGTTGACCTGTTTGCTGATAATGGCCGGGTTCCCAGTGTGGGCAGTTTTGAACGCGGGGTGGAACTCCGACATGGCAATTTGTTGGGCCTGGGCGATGCGCTGGCGCTGACCTATACGAATACGGATGGCAGTAATGAGTATGAGTTTAGCTATGCACTGCCGGTGAACCCGCGCAATGGGACGGTGCGCCTGTACGGGAGTCTGACGGATACCGAGGTGATTACAGCGCCGTTCGATCGCATTGATATTACGGGGGAATCGCAATATCTGGAGTTGAGTTTCCGGCAACCCATTATTGAGAAGCCCAATCGAGAGTTTGCCCTGGGCTTAATGGGGTCGTTCCAGGAAAGTCAGACTTTTTTATTAGGGGAGGCGTTTCCCCTGTCGCCAGGGGCGAATGAGGAGGGGATTACCCGTGTGACGGCCCTGCGATTTTTCCAGGATTATTTGTCCCGGCAACCAAGGGCAGTGTTTGCGGCACGATCGCAGTTTAATTTAGGGCTGGATGCCTTGGGTTCAACGGTCAATGACGATGCCCCGGATAGTCGCTTTTTTAGTTGGCGGGGACAGGCGCAGTATGTGCGGTTATTGGCTCCGGATACGCTGTTAGTGCTGCGATCAGATGCGCAGTTGACGCCCAGTTCTCTGGTGCCCCTGGAGCAGTTTAGTGGGGGGGGGTTGAATAGTGTGCGGGGGTATCGTCAGGATAGTTTGCTGACGGACAATGGGGTGTTCTTGTCTGCGGAGGTGCGGGTGCCAATTTTGCGGATGCCGGAGATTAAGGGACTGTTACAGGTGGCACCGTTGATTGATTTTGGGGTGGGCTGGAACCATGCCAGTAAGTTTAAGGTGCAGGGAACGAATACCCTGATCGGTACCGGATTAGGGTTGATTTGGCAGATGCGCGATCGTCTATCGGTCCGGTTGGATTGGGGGATGCCTCTGACCGATCGGGACGATAGCGATCGCACGTGGCAGGAGAATGGGATCTACTTTTCGGTGCGGTTTACGCCTTTTTAG
- a CDS encoding fructosamine kinase family protein — protein MWTEIAQHITQVTGTPLSKPHVRSLGGGCINQAYLLNQGDERYFVKLNHASKVAMFEAEQLGLAQMAATQTIRVPRPICCGVAAGQSYLVLEYLNLGGTGTASWHRLGQQLAALHQWQPTQGNPQFGWDRDNTIGATPQPNPWTQDWATFFRDYRLAFQLQLAARRGGHFPRQAELLAAVPQLLADHHPQPSLVHGDLWSGNAAITIEGEPVIFDPATYWGDREVDLAMSELFGRFPAPFYQGYNEVFPIAAGYEQRQVLYNLYHILNHFNLFGGSYAAQANRMIEQLLRHL, from the coding sequence ATGTGGACTGAGATCGCCCAACACATTACCCAGGTGACCGGAACGCCTTTGTCCAAGCCGCACGTGCGATCGCTCGGCGGCGGTTGCATCAATCAAGCCTATCTGCTCAACCAGGGCGATGAGCGATATTTCGTCAAACTCAACCACGCCTCGAAGGTCGCCATGTTTGAGGCGGAACAGTTGGGGCTAGCGCAAATGGCGGCTACCCAGACGATCCGGGTACCGCGACCGATTTGCTGTGGCGTTGCCGCGGGACAGAGCTATTTAGTGTTGGAATATCTCAACCTGGGGGGAACGGGCACAGCCAGTTGGCACCGCCTGGGGCAACAGTTGGCCGCTTTGCACCAGTGGCAACCCACCCAAGGCAACCCTCAATTTGGCTGGGACCGGGATAATACGATCGGCGCAACCCCGCAACCAAATCCCTGGACCCAGGACTGGGCGACATTTTTTCGCGATTATCGGCTGGCGTTTCAATTGCAATTGGCGGCGCGGCGAGGGGGGCACTTCCCGCGACAGGCGGAACTGTTGGCGGCGGTGCCCCAGCTTCTGGCGGATCATCACCCCCAACCCTCTCTGGTCCACGGTGACCTCTGGTCCGGCAATGCGGCGATTACCATCGAGGGGGAGCCGGTGATCTTTGACCCGGCAACCTATTGGGGCGATCGCGAAGTGGATCTGGCGATGAGCGAGTTATTTGGACGGTTTCCGGCTCCATTTTATCAAGGCTACAACGAAGTTTTTCCGATCGCGGCGGGTTATGAACAGCGCCAAGTCCTTTACAACCTGTATCACATCCTCAATCACTTCAATCTTTTTGGGGGCAGCTATGCAGCCCAAGCAAACCGCATGATTGAACAACTCCTGCGCCATCTCTAG
- a CDS encoding class I SAM-dependent methyltransferase, which yields MDGMTVYPQPDTSHPAAWFEPVYAQANYNPDHIPWAKRSPHPYLLQSLSQSSPPPAPTCAIVVGCGLGDDAEAIAQAGFTVTAFDISPTAISWCQRRFPQSPVTYTTADLLDLPPHWLGAFSFVWENRTIQALPLAIRTQAIAAVAALVAPGGKLHLATHWRPDDTVPTGPPWAVSDRELVEFTHHSLTATQRQLVHDASKALTFAYLEFSRT from the coding sequence ATGGACGGCATGACTGTTTATCCCCAACCAGACACCTCCCACCCCGCCGCTTGGTTTGAACCTGTTTATGCCCAAGCCAACTATAACCCCGACCACATTCCCTGGGCCAAGCGATCCCCCCACCCCTACCTGCTCCAGTCCTTATCCCAATCCTCGCCCCCACCCGCCCCCACCTGCGCGATCGTGGTTGGGTGTGGTCTGGGTGATGATGCCGAAGCCATCGCCCAGGCTGGGTTCACCGTCACCGCCTTCGACATCTCGCCCACCGCAATTAGTTGGTGCCAGCGACGCTTCCCCCAGTCCCCCGTAACTTATACCACTGCCGACCTGCTCGATCTCCCGCCCCACTGGCTGGGGGCTTTCAGTTTTGTCTGGGAAAACCGCACGATCCAGGCCCTGCCCCTAGCCATTCGCACCCAAGCGATCGCTGCTGTCGCTGCCCTGGTTGCGCCTGGTGGCAAACTGCACCTGGCCACCCATTGGCGTCCTGATGATACCGTTCCTACCGGTCCCCCCTGGGCTGTCAGCGATCGCGAACTCGTAGAATTCACCCACCACAGTCTTACCGCAACCCAACGTCAACTGGTTCACGATGCGTCCAAAGCCCTCACTTTCGCCTATTTGGAATTTAGCCGTACCTGA
- a CDS encoding aldo/keto reductase, with protein MSLPESSRFPLTEDLTICRVLNGMWQVSGAHGPIDAAAAIAAMFPYVDAGFTTWDLADHYGPAEDFMGEFRQRLRTERGEAALDHLQAFTKWVPRPMPMTRRVVEENIQRSRQRMAVDSLDLLQFHWWDYSDRNYLEALRILTDLKTEGWIKHLALTNFDTTHTKAILDHGFPIVSNQVQFSLIDRRPLKKMVPLCQQCDVKLLAYGTLCGGLLSEKYLGVAEPSRTKLNTASLRKYKNMIDAWGSWELFQQLLVALQAIAQRHGVTIPNVAVRYVLEQPAVAGVIVGVRLGVSEHLAENAQVFTFSLDREDYERLESVLEKSQDLYRLIGDCGDEYR; from the coding sequence ATGTCTTTACCAGAATCCAGTCGCTTCCCCCTCACCGAGGATCTCACCATTTGTCGCGTCCTGAATGGCATGTGGCAGGTCTCCGGTGCCCACGGTCCGATCGATGCTGCAGCGGCGATCGCGGCCATGTTTCCCTACGTTGATGCGGGTTTTACCACCTGGGACCTCGCCGATCACTATGGACCAGCGGAGGATTTTATGGGTGAATTTCGCCAACGCCTGCGGACGGAACGGGGCGAAGCCGCCCTCGACCATTTGCAAGCGTTTACCAAATGGGTGCCGCGCCCAATGCCTATGACCCGCCGGGTGGTTGAGGAAAATATTCAACGCTCGCGGCAACGCATGGCGGTTGATAGCCTGGATTTACTGCAATTCCACTGGTGGGATTATAGCGATCGTAACTATCTAGAAGCCTTACGCATCCTCACGGATCTCAAAACCGAGGGCTGGATCAAGCATCTTGCCTTAACCAATTTTGATACAACCCACACCAAAGCGATCCTAGATCACGGGTTCCCGATCGTCTCCAACCAGGTGCAATTTTCACTGATCGATCGGCGTCCTCTGAAAAAAATGGTGCCGCTATGTCAACAGTGCGATGTGAAATTGCTGGCCTATGGTACCCTCTGCGGGGGACTACTGTCAGAGAAATATCTCGGTGTTGCTGAACCAAGCCGTACCAAACTAAACACGGCTTCCCTGCGAAAATACAAAAACATGATCGATGCCTGGGGGAGTTGGGAACTGTTCCAACAACTGCTAGTGGCTTTGCAGGCAATTGCCCAGAGACATGGCGTTACCATTCCGAATGTGGCCGTGCGCTATGTCCTGGAACAACCCGCAGTCGCGGGGGTCATTGTGGGGGTGCGGTTGGGCGTTTCTGAGCATTTAGCAGAAAATGCCCAGGTGTTTACATTTAGTCTCGATCGCGAAGATTACGAGCGGCTAGAGAGTGTGTTGGAAAAATCCCAGGATCTCTATCGCTTGATTGGCGACTGTGGGGATGAATACCGCTGA